Part of the Deltaproteobacteria bacterium genome is shown below.
ATTATACTGTCATAATGCTGCCTTGAGTGTCAACGTTTCGATAATGACGGACCCGGGACCACATTCCTGACGAGCCGCTGCTGCCAGCAGGCAAGGTCTGAGGGCCTTTCGAGGCTGAGATTATCTTACTGTGTGATTTACCATTTTTTATTTACACAAATAGTTTGACTTCCCTGAAGCGGTGTGCTAGGGTTCAATTACTCAACAAAGGGCTCCCCTTATTGGGGAGCCGGTTTCGTTCTGGAGGAAGTTCCATTTAACAAAAGTGGCAGCCTCGGATTTGGAACCATGAGAATTTTCGTGAAAGGAGGGTGTCACTATGCCTGATGGAACTGTCAAGTGGTTCAACGACCGCAAAGGGTACGGCTTCATTGAGCAGGAAGATGGTCCGGACGTATTTGTTCACCATTCGGGGATCAATGCTATCGGATTCAAGAGTCTCAATGAAGGCGACAGGGTAAGCTTCGAAGTAGAGCAGGGCAACAAGGGTCCTGCCGCAACGAACGTCACCAAGATCTAATCAGTAACTTGCCTATCGTGGGCATCTTGCCTGATGAGGCGAGATGCCCTTTCCGTTTGTTCTGGGTTGAATCTAATCACATAATGGTAGTATAGTAGTGTTGAGCGTCGAAAAAGGTAATGAAAGCCGCTGAACAGCGCTGTTGTTTTTGTCTCGATTCCAAGAGAAGAGCTATGCCACTTCCCGCACTGAAAATAGGAAATATAGTCGCCAGGATTCCCATAATCCAGGGTGGTATGGGTGTGGGCATCTCCCTGTCCGGCCTGGCCTCGGCCGTTGCTGAAGAGGGTGGCATCGGGGTTATCGCCACTGCAATGATTGGCATGAATGAGCCTGATATATATGCCAATCCCCTGCGAGCCAATATCCGCGCCCTGAAAAGAGAGATCCGGAAGGCGAGGGAGATGACCAGAGGCATCCTCGGCGTCAACATAATGGTAGCCCTGACTAACTTTGCTGACATGGTCAAGACTTCGATTGAAGAGGGAATCGACCTCATATTCTCTGGAGCCGGGCTGCCCCTGGATCTACCGGGGTATTTGAAGAACATGGCCGCCACCAAGCTGGTGCCCATAGTCTCTTCTGCTCGGGCGGCCAGAATAATCTGCAAGAAGTGGCGGGCAAAATTCGATTGTCTGCCGGATGCCCTGGTGGTTGAGGGGCCCAAGGCCGGCGGCCATCTCGGCTTCAAGCCCGAACAGCTGGAAGACCCACACTTCGCTCTGGAAAATCTGGTGCCAGAAGTCATCGAGGCGGTAAAGCCATTTGAGGAAAAGTACCACAGGGCCATCCCGGTAATTGCAGCAGGGGGCATTTACACCGGGGCTGATATTTGCAAGTTCTTGCGGATGGGTGCTGCAGGGGTGCAGATGGGAACCCGTTTTGTTGCCACCCATGAGTGTGATGCGGACCAGAGATTCAAACAGGCATACATTGAAGCAAGAGAGGAGGACCTGGTGGTTATCAACAGCCCGGTAGGGCTCCCTGGTCGGGCGATTCGCAATGAATTCATCACCGAGGTAGAGCGGGGGAAAACGAAACCCTTCAAATGCCCCTATCAATGCCTCACCACCTGTGACTACAAGAAAAGCCCGTACTGTATTGCCTTTGCCCTGATGAGCGCCAAGAAAGGCAATTTGAAGCACGGCTTTGCCTTTGCCGGCCAGAACGCCTACCGCGTGGAAAAAATCACTTCGGTCAAGGAGTTGATCAGCTCCCTGCTGCAAGAGTACGAAACCGCGGCTGCCCAGGAGAACAGTACTGCCTCAGAATCTACCCACCAGTTGACTCGCATAGTGCAACCTTCTTCTTGAGTATTACTCGGCTACGGCTACGGTTACGAGGCCCGTTTCGGCTGGCGGCCACGGCTTTCGGTTGATCTTGTTCTCCGATACTCAAGCTAATGACAACAGCCATCCTGGTGAGACGGCAGGAATGTCTGCTCGGGGGCTTCGGCTCGCCCAGAGCTGCCAGGCCTCTTTCAGCTGTAGTTCAATCTAACACGTTGCCATGCTCCGCTCACCGATACCGGCCTCGTAACCGTGGCCGTCTACCGAGGCTGAACAACGCAGGCTAAAGCCTGCGGCCACCGACATATTGCTCTGCCGTGTACCAATAACTCATAACTGAATGATCGCAAATAGTAGGCTGCAGTGGGCTGTTATTCGATCGCCCCTGGAGAAGCGCTCCTACAGTGAATGATTCGCTGCAGTTGTCCAAGCAAAGCATTTGAGAATCTTTCCTGACTCTCTATATCAAGCCGTGCACCATGTACCGTACACCCTGGGCCGCTCTTTATGACTCGCAACCCGTAGCTCGCAACTCGCAACAGGCCAGCTGCAGCTCCCATATCCGCACTCACTTCACATTCCCTTGAATGGGCCGACACCGCCCTACTCCAACACCTCCATTAGCACTGGGGTCACTATAGCAAAAGGCGGGGTTTGATAACTCTGCCAATCACCCCAGGTCTGCTTTGTGTTGAGAAAAGTGCGCAGGGAATCATCCCTTGTAAAAAGATGGTTCCAGCGCAGATCCAGCTGACCATCCACCAGATTCGCGAGATCTGCCATTTCTGCCGGGATGCGGCTCATAAGCTCGTTCGATTGCAAATAGAGCCCTCGAAGCTCCGAAAGCTTCCCCAATTGGTGTGGGATTGGTCCTCTTAGCTGGTTATAGGCCAGATCAAGGTAGAGAAGATTACTCAGATCCCCAAGCGCTGCTGGAATACTGCCGGTAAGCTGATTCCTGGAGAGATAAAGGTACTGAAGACTGTTCAGATTGCCCAGCGCGGCTGGAATGCTGCCAGCAAGCTGGTTATTAGATAGAGAAAGGTCCTGCAGATTGCTGAGATCCCCCAATGATGCTGGGATGCCGCCGGTAAGCTGGTTGTTAGACAATAATAAATATTGCAGTTTGCTGAGCTTCCCCAGTTCTGCTGGAATACTATCAGTAAGTTGGTTATTAAATAGATTAAAGTAGAGAAGATTGCCGAGATCTCCCAATGATGCTGGAATGCTGCCGGTAAGTTGATTATCGGCTAGATGAAGATACTGAAGATTGCTTAGGTGGCCAAGCTCTGCTGGAATGTTACCTATAAGCTGATTATTGTCTAGATAAAGGTACAGCAGACTGCTGAGGTCTCCCAGTTCTGCTGGAATGCTGCCAGCAAGCTGGTTATCGTATAGATAAAGGTAATAAAGTTTGCTCAGATTCCCAAGCGTGGCTGGAATGCTGCCAGTAAGCTGGTTACTGTTTAGATAAAGGTACAGAAGATTACTCAGATCGCCAAGCTCGGCAGGCAGCGTACCCGCCAGGTTGTTGTCACCAAGTGCTATCTCCGTTACCGCGTCACCGCCGCCACTGCTGCCAACGTGCAGCCCGTACCAGCTTCCTTCCGTGCCGGGCAGGGCGAAGCCGTCTGCTGCCAGGGGCGGCTCTTTCCAGCCGCTGTTGTCAGTCCAATTGTCGCCATCGGTGCTGTTGTACAGGGCGATGAGGGCCGCACGCTCCGCAGCCGGTATAGCAGCCCACACCCGAGGCACGACAGCCAATAAACTCGCAACCACGCCAACCAGTGCAAAATAGAGACACTTCTTCATAGAACTCTCCTTTCGCCTGCACTCTGGCCAATGGCTCCATGAAAAGAAAGGCCTGCTAATCTAGATACATACCACCCTTCACATTGGAGGGCGGCAAAATCTCTCAAAAATGGTGGACAAGCCGATTTACAGAAAAGTGTCCTGATACTGTCACAGGGCTGCGATTCCTGTCAAGCAGAGAGTTGACGGTGCTCGCGCCATTCCTTTTAGCGGCAAGATGCCGCTCCCACAGATTCATCGGGGAGTACGCATTTACCAGCAGGCAGCTGAAGGCATCGTCTACATAAGTCACTCCCGATGATAGCCGATCACCTTTCCTGCATACCGCAGCGCAGGCTAAAGCTCGCGGCCACCATTATACTGGTCTACTGTTTATCAAATGTTTGCGCAGCTTTTCTGATTCACAATTCCAAGCCGTACACCCTGTACCATCCACCCTGTACCCGTGATAACCGGACAAGCAGGCACTCACCTTGCATAATCCAGCTAAACAAATCGAAGAAGAGAGGGTCTTATGAAGCTGATAGACATAGTTCGGCAGGGTGCTCTGGAAAAGATGAGCAACTCCAAAATTCGCCATTTCATAGAGCTGTCAAAACTGAGTGATGCCAAGCTGTTGTATTGCCTCTCCTTTCAGGAGACGACAGCTGCAGAAGCTCAATCTCCCCTGGAGCCAAAGTCTCAGTCCAGCCACAATCAACCAGAACAGGAGGCGGAGCAGCAGCCTGAAACTTGCCATCCTCCAAATGTATTCCGCAAACCGCCCCTTCTTTTTCGTAACTTTTAGTATACTCTTGATTCACCGCGATAGGCACATGTATACACATGTGAAACATGGACGGAAACCAGTCCTGGCCCCATTTTCCTCAGGAAGATGAAGGAGTGAGGTCAAGTTGCACGGCATATGAGCGGAAAGGAAAATCATTTTCTAGAAAACTAGAGGCAAATTAAAGCAACATTATCTTATAAAAGAAAGTTAGTATAGTATGATAGTTAGAAAAAGTATTCTAGAAGTATAGATAGAAAATATTTTATTGGCATATATATTGCTCATTGTCTAACATGCTCTGGATATCATGTTGTAACCTAAATAGTGGGGGAGAAAATGCAGAAGAAATGCATATCTTTTATTGTTATCTTAGTGTTAGCTTGTGCATCTTATTTTGATGGTAGAGCTAATGCTACAGACTACTCGCCTAATGTTCATTGGGTATTTGTCATTGACACTAGCGGAAGCATGAAATTAAAAGGAAAATTAGATTTACTTCATGAGATTACCACAAAACTGGATCAGGAATTTCTAGACACACGCAAAAATATTCTCAGAACAGGCGATCGAATCTCCCTTATTTCCTTTGACGAACAGGCCAGGCTCGAAGCTACCTCTCTATATCAGACGGAAAGCGACCTTGCACTCATCCGTGACAAATTGCAAGCACTAAACAAGAGAAGTGGCTCTCTGACCTTTATATCGGAAGCAATAGTCAAGGCTGTTGATGTAGTCAACAAATATGACAAGTTTTTTCCGACAAATGCGCTCTATGTTTTTACAGACGGCAAGTCAGAGCCCTACTCTCCCCGATGGCCCAGGAAGAAAATTCAGCAGAGAAAAAAAAGAGATGCAGAGAACTTCCGCAAGATCGCCCTTGCCGGCAGAAATAAGGGCCTCAACGTCTGGGTGGGTGTGTTGAAATGGGCTGCTTTTAAAGATGCCAGGTCACTGGTGGGCAGTATGGGCAAGACCGGGCACCTGGTGGATCTCACCGATTTCAGTCGGCTGTCGCTCGAGAAAGCCTTGCAGGATTTTGCTCGCAGTGTGCGCGCTTATGTCAAGGTTCCTGCCCTGGAAACCGTCAACCTGGGTACCATCCCTTTCAAGGCCGACTCCCTTTACGAGAAGACCATCTCCCTGCCTTTGATTACTGACAAGATAGAAAAGGCCCCACCAATCACCGGGGTGGTAAAATTCGAACCCGACAATCCCAGTGCCGTCAGCAGTAAAGGCCTCATCCAGGTGAAGACTACTGAAGACAGGCTGGTGTTGGATTTCAGGATCGCCAACAGCGCAGCATTGAAGGCCGGGCGCTATAAGGGCAAGGTCAAACTGATGCCCGTCGGCAACAGCTACGGCGCAGTCCTTATTGAACCATCTCAGTTTGAAGTCAGGTTCAAGAAATCGGGCGCCTTCTCGTACTATGCCTCGAGAGCAGCTTTGCTGTTTCTGTTCTGTTCTCTGGTTCTTCTCTATCTGACCAGCAAGATAAAAAGAAAAATTCCTTTGAAAGTATAATAAGTTATCTTGTAGAGGAAAGGAGAATGCCGCTATGTTGAAAAACTTGGTGTCAGTAACAAGCAAATTCTATGAAGACCAGGCCCTCATTTTTCTCACCTTTGGAGGCTTTGGTAGATATGTACTCTATCTTCTCTACGAAGAATTTAAACGACTGCAAATACCGGAAGACAAGGTGC
Proteins encoded:
- a CDS encoding cold shock domain-containing protein; the protein is MPDGTVKWFNDRKGYGFIEQEDGPDVFVHHSGINAIGFKSLNEGDRVSFEVEQGNKGPAATNVTKI
- a CDS encoding nitronate monooxygenase, whose protein sequence is MPLPALKIGNIVARIPIIQGGMGVGISLSGLASAVAEEGGIGVIATAMIGMNEPDIYANPLRANIRALKREIRKAREMTRGILGVNIMVALTNFADMVKTSIEEGIDLIFSGAGLPLDLPGYLKNMAATKLVPIVSSARAARIICKKWRAKFDCLPDALVVEGPKAGGHLGFKPEQLEDPHFALENLVPEVIEAVKPFEEKYHRAIPVIAAGGIYTGADICKFLRMGAAGVQMGTRFVATHECDADQRFKQAYIEAREEDLVVINSPVGLPGRAIRNEFITEVERGKTKPFKCPYQCLTTCDYKKSPYCIAFALMSAKKGNLKHGFAFAGQNAYRVEKITSVKELISSLLQEYETAAAQENSTASESTHQLTRIVQPSS
- a CDS encoding leucine-rich repeat domain-containing protein, whose amino-acid sequence is MKKCLYFALVGVVASLLAVVPRVWAAIPAAERAALIALYNSTDGDNWTDNSGWKEPPLAADGFALPGTEGSWYGLHVGSSGGGDAVTEIALGDNNLAGTLPAELGDLSNLLYLYLNSNQLTGSIPATLGNLSKLYYLYLYDNQLAGSIPAELGDLSSLLYLYLDNNQLIGNIPAELGHLSNLQYLHLADNQLTGSIPASLGDLGNLLYFNLFNNQLTDSIPAELGKLSKLQYLLLSNNQLTGGIPASLGDLSNLQDLSLSNNQLAGSIPAALGNLNSLQYLYLSRNQLTGSIPAALGDLSNLLYLDLAYNQLRGPIPHQLGKLSELRGLYLQSNELMSRIPAEMADLANLVDGQLDLRWNHLFTRDDSLRTFLNTKQTWGDWQSYQTPPFAIVTPVLMEVLE
- a CDS encoding VWA domain-containing protein; this encodes MKLKGKLDLLHEITTKLDQEFLDTRKNILRTGDRISLISFDEQARLEATSLYQTESDLALIRDKLQALNKRSGSLTFISEAIVKAVDVVNKYDKFFPTNALYVFTDGKSEPYSPRWPRKKIQQRKKRDAENFRKIALAGRNKGLNVWVGVLKWAAFKDARSLVGSMGKTGHLVDLTDFSRLSLEKALQDFARSVRAYVKVPALETVNLGTIPFKADSLYEKTISLPLITDKIEKAPPITGVVKFEPDNPSAVSSKGLIQVKTTEDRLVLDFRIANSAALKAGRYKGKVKLMPVGNSYGAVLIEPSQFEVRFKKSGAFSYYASRAALLFLFCSLVLLYLTSKIKRKIPLKV